A section of the Neisseria dumasiana genome encodes:
- a CDS encoding deoxyguanosinetriphosphate triphosphohydrolase, whose amino-acid sequence MNWQQLLSPQRFRMKDGEIVPTVTPSTQEGADALRTDFHIDYDRVVFSGAFRRLGRKTQVHPFAEHDHTHNRLTHSVEVASVGRSLGNRVGVMMQAGGFLPQGNTPSDIGAVVQVACLAHDLGNPPFGHTGEDALRDWFRNPAHSVYLETLAEGERNDVQTYEGNAHSLRILANLEMYRGKGGMRLTSATIGALLKYPWTTLDPNGLKKFNIYQTELPFIRRVAEELGLIELGKDRWARHPLSYLMEAADDICYALLDLEDAVEIGLLGDAEVESILSELTFTEATGAWQAQNSRQRCAMLRGMAIGRAVEDVAQTFMTHQQDLLGGRFKGRDLLALCSPEVQNTLEKAKELARTRIFRHQSKLITEIAAFPCVGSILDLLVPAAYALVTQGKVSVRQSLALELLKNDDPISAEDSLYQAYMKILDFVGGMTDNAAARMAREVSGIGMV is encoded by the coding sequence ATGAATTGGCAGCAACTGCTCTCCCCCCAACGCTTCCGCATGAAAGACGGTGAAATCGTGCCCACGGTAACACCGTCCACCCAAGAGGGCGCGGATGCCCTGCGTACCGATTTCCATATCGACTACGACCGCGTGGTGTTCTCCGGCGCATTCCGCCGTTTGGGGCGCAAAACGCAGGTTCATCCGTTTGCCGAACATGACCATACCCATAACCGCCTGACCCACAGCGTGGAAGTGGCCAGCGTTGGCCGCAGCTTGGGCAACCGCGTCGGCGTGATGATGCAGGCGGGCGGTTTTCTGCCGCAGGGCAATACGCCGAGCGACATCGGCGCAGTGGTTCAGGTGGCCTGTTTGGCGCATGATTTGGGCAATCCCCCGTTCGGGCACACCGGCGAAGATGCGTTGCGCGACTGGTTCCGCAACCCTGCCCACAGCGTTTATCTGGAAACCTTGGCCGAAGGCGAGCGCAACGATGTGCAGACTTACGAAGGCAATGCCCACAGCCTGCGGATTTTGGCCAATCTCGAAATGTACCGCGGCAAAGGCGGTATGCGCTTAACTTCGGCCACCATCGGGGCTTTGCTGAAATATCCGTGGACAACGCTTGATCCCAACGGATTGAAAAAATTCAATATTTATCAAACCGAACTGCCTTTTATCCGTCGTGTGGCCGAAGAGTTGGGCTTGATTGAGTTGGGCAAAGACCGTTGGGCGCGCCATCCGCTGTCGTATTTGATGGAAGCCGCCGACGACATCTGCTACGCCCTGCTCGATTTGGAAGACGCGGTAGAAATCGGCTTGCTGGGCGATGCCGAAGTGGAAAGCATTTTGTCGGAACTCACCTTTACCGAAGCCACAGGTGCATGGCAGGCGCAAAACAGCCGCCAGCGGTGCGCCATGCTGCGCGGTATGGCCATCGGGCGGGCGGTTGAAGATGTGGCGCAAACATTCATGACGCATCAGCAAGACTTGCTGGGCGGCCGGTTTAAAGGACGGGATTTATTGGCTTTGTGCAGCCCCGAAGTGCAAAACACTTTGGAAAAAGCCAAAGAGTTGGCACGAACAAGGATTTTCCGCCACCAAAGCAAACTGATTACCGAAATTGCCGCCTTCCCGTGCGTCGGCTCGATTCTCGACCTGCTCGTTCCTGCTGCTTATGCTTTGGTTACGCAAGGGAAAGTGAGCGTTCGCCAATCGCTGGCTTTGGAACTGCTGAAAAACGACGACCCGATCAGCGCCGAAGACAGTCTTTATCAGGCTTATATGAAGATTTTGGACTTTGTCGGCGGCATGACCGACAACGCCGCCGCGCGGATGGCAAGGGAAGTATCGGGCATCGGCATGGTGTGA
- a CDS encoding type VI secretion system Vgr family protein, which translates to MTQTQSYHLSFSRFAPSLSVVCFTATEALNTAYRIDIELTSVDADLPLSSYINQAAKFTVTPVSSDALGLIDGMLAPEPLKEWSGIITSCEKLSVSADETRYRMVLEPRIAALKHHRTSRLFQNQNVPDIISSLLKHHGFAGVDFRFNTSREYGVREYVTQYQESDFAFINRLCEEEGIWYAFEQNAQYGDVAVFGDDAAHYFRDNRHPYPYRPHGGLESVGEEAVFALQVKHNPILESIRVGDYNYRDADTDLSSEVTAKDTETDSSVLLGSDSHWGLHHKTPEEAQLQTALLQQLNHNRRIVASGSGNITALSSGLVFQTAPSFSEAPNGWLAVSLTHSGSRDQAYSHTFTAIPADSIFRPERITPLPKIQGSLPARVTSPGNYTYAYIDNMGRYRVKLPFDLDEWSPGGESRPIRLAKPYAGPDYGQHFPLHEGTEVMLSFVQGNPDRPYISGVMHDSSHPDHVPADWNTRNVIRTWANNKLRMEDKQGQEHIKLATEYGKTQLNLGHIVDSQRQKRGDNGEGFELRTDSWGALRAGKGLFISTDAQNQASGQVLDMDAAIAQLEQAISLAKSLNKAAHTAQNEATEAEEQAGRLNDSLKQLQRAGIIQSAPDGIASATPQSQLHTAGQHIHHISGGDTDISAGSNFTAHAVGSVNLFAQSKGAKLQANQGKVEIQAQNDEMQINALKDATITSSAGKVIVAAKDEILLTSGGAYIKIKDGNIELGCPKMVWVKCAGFQVMGPSSYNSPVLPLFPENKLYDLEYQFVDDNGVPYKNTNYIAFLEDYQVIEGKTDEQGFTQKFYLNNPGKKIKVHLMPENDDFSDIQLIENLPIKAENLNSKECKW; encoded by the coding sequence ATGACCCAAACCCAATCCTACCACCTCAGCTTCTCCCGCTTCGCTCCCTCCCTCTCCGTCGTTTGCTTCACCGCCACCGAAGCATTGAATACGGCCTACCGCATCGACATCGAACTCACCTCAGTCGATGCCGACTTACCGCTGTCGTCCTACATCAACCAAGCGGCGAAGTTTACGGTAACGCCGGTAAGTAGTGATGCGTTGGGTTTGATTGACGGGATGTTGGCTCCCGAGCCGTTGAAGGAGTGGAGTGGCATCATCACTTCGTGTGAGAAGCTGTCGGTATCGGCGGACGAAACCCGTTACCGCATGGTATTGGAACCGCGCATCGCCGCATTGAAACACCACCGTACTTCGCGGCTGTTTCAAAACCAAAACGTGCCCGACATTATTTCGTCGCTGCTGAAACACCACGGTTTTGCCGGTGTCGACTTCCGCTTTAACACTTCCCGCGAATACGGTGTACGCGAATATGTGACCCAGTATCAGGAAAGCGACTTCGCCTTTATCAACCGGCTGTGCGAAGAAGAAGGGATTTGGTACGCCTTCGAGCAGAACGCTCAATATGGCGATGTGGCGGTATTCGGTGACGATGCCGCCCATTATTTTCGCGACAACCGTCATCCGTATCCCTACCGCCCCCACGGCGGATTGGAGAGCGTCGGCGAGGAGGCAGTGTTCGCCTTACAGGTGAAGCACAATCCCATTCTCGAATCCATCCGCGTCGGTGACTACAACTACCGCGATGCCGATACCGATTTGTCGTCCGAAGTAACGGCGAAGGACACGGAAACCGACAGCAGCGTCTTACTCGGCAGCGACAGCCATTGGGGTTTGCATCACAAGACACCCGAAGAAGCGCAACTTCAGACGGCCTTACTGCAACAATTGAACCACAACCGCCGTATCGTCGCATCCGGCAGCGGCAACATCACCGCCCTCAGCTCCGGCCTGGTGTTTCAGACGGCCCCAAGCTTCAGCGAAGCGCCCAACGGCTGGTTGGCGGTGTCGCTCACCCACAGCGGCAGCCGCGACCAAGCGTACAGCCATACTTTCACCGCCATCCCCGCCGACAGCATCTTCCGCCCCGAACGCATCACTCCGCTACCCAAGATTCAGGGCAGCCTACCCGCCAGAGTTACCAGCCCCGGCAACTACACCTACGCCTATATCGACAATATGGGCCGTTACCGCGTCAAACTGCCGTTCGACCTCGACGAATGGAGCCCCGGCGGAGAAAGCCGCCCCATCCGCCTGGCCAAACCCTATGCCGGCCCCGACTACGGCCAACACTTCCCCTTACACGAAGGCACCGAAGTGATGCTGTCGTTCGTACAGGGCAATCCCGACAGGCCGTATATCAGCGGCGTGATGCACGACAGTTCCCACCCCGACCACGTCCCTGCCGATTGGAACACCCGCAACGTTATCCGCACTTGGGCCAATAATAAGCTGCGGATGGAAGACAAACAGGGACAGGAACACATCAAACTGGCGACCGAATACGGCAAAACCCAGCTCAACCTCGGCCATATCGTCGACAGCCAAAGACAAAAACGCGGCGACAACGGCGAAGGCTTCGAGCTGCGTACCGACAGTTGGGGTGCATTGCGGGCGGGCAAGGGTTTGTTCATCAGTACCGACGCTCAAAATCAGGCTTCGGGACAGGTATTGGATATGGATGCCGCCATCGCCCAGCTCGAACAAGCAATCTCCCTAGCCAAAAGCCTCAATAAAGCTGCCCACACCGCCCAAAACGAAGCCACCGAGGCCGAAGAGCAGGCAGGCCGTCTGAACGACAGCCTCAAACAGCTGCAACGCGCCGGCATCATCCAATCCGCCCCCGACGGCATCGCCAGCGCCACCCCGCAAAGCCAACTGCACACCGCAGGTCAACACATCCACCATATCAGCGGCGGCGACACCGACATCAGCGCCGGCAGCAACTTCACCGCCCATGCGGTCGGAAGCGTCAACCTGTTTGCACAGAGCAAAGGCGCCAAACTCCAGGCCAATCAGGGCAAGGTAGAGATTCAGGCACAGAATGATGAAATGCAGATCAATGCCCTCAAGGATGCCACCATCACCAGCAGCGCGGGAAAAGTAATAGTAGCGGCCAAAGACGAAATCCTGCTCACCAGCGGCGGGGCGTACATCAAGATTAAAGACGGCAACATCGAACTGGGCTGTCCGAAAATGGTGTGGGTGAAGTGTGCGGGGTTTCAGGTGATGGGGCCGAGCAGCTATAACTCTCCTGTATTACCATTATTTCCTGAAAATAAGCTATACGATTTAGAGTATCAGTTTGTTGATGACAATGGAGTTCCGTACAAGAATACCAACTATATCGCTTTTCTTGAAGATTATCAGGTAATCGAAGGGAAAACTGATGAACAAGGATTTACACAAAAATTTTATTTAAATAACCCGGGAAAAAAAATTAAAGTCCATCTGATGCCTGAAAATGATGATTTTTCAGATATACAATTGATAGAAAACTTACCGATAAAAGCAGAAAATTTAAACAGCAAGGAATGCAAATGGTAA
- the tgt gene encoding tRNA guanosine(34) transglycosylase Tgt: MLKFTLHKTDGHARRGTLELNHGTIETPVFMPVGTYGSVKAMTPANLHDIKAQIILGNTYHLWLRPGLEVIEQFGGLHQFIGWNKPILTDSGGFQVFSLSDMRQLTEEGCTFKSPINGDKLFLSPEISMKIQTVLNSDIAMQLDECTPGEATHEQARKSLQMSLRWAERSKKAFEDLNNPNALFGIVQGAMYEDLREESLKGLEEFDFPGLAIGGLSVGEPKPEMYRMLRAVGPMLPAHKPHYLMGVGTPEDLVYGVAHGVDMFDCVMPTRNARNGWLFTRFGDIKIKNAKHKHDTRPLDESCTCYACQNFSRAYLYHLHKAGEILGAQLNTIHNLHFYQVIMAEMREAIEQGKFAEWQAQFHENRARGTD; encoded by the coding sequence GAAACACCCGTATTCATGCCCGTAGGCACCTACGGCTCGGTCAAAGCCATGACCCCCGCCAACCTGCACGACATCAAAGCGCAGATTATTCTCGGCAACACCTATCATTTGTGGCTGCGCCCCGGCTTGGAAGTGATCGAACAATTCGGCGGACTGCATCAATTTATCGGTTGGAACAAACCTATTCTCACCGATTCAGGCGGTTTTCAGGTATTTTCGCTTTCCGACATGCGCCAGCTTACCGAAGAAGGCTGCACGTTCAAAAGCCCGATCAACGGCGACAAACTGTTTCTGTCTCCCGAAATCTCCATGAAAATCCAAACCGTGCTCAATTCCGACATCGCCATGCAGCTCGACGAATGCACGCCCGGCGAAGCCACGCACGAGCAGGCGCGTAAATCGCTGCAAATGAGCCTGCGCTGGGCGGAACGTTCTAAAAAAGCGTTTGAAGATTTGAACAACCCCAATGCGCTGTTCGGCATCGTGCAAGGCGCGATGTATGAAGACTTGCGCGAAGAGTCGTTGAAAGGCTTGGAAGAATTCGATTTCCCCGGCTTGGCCATCGGCGGCCTTTCGGTGGGCGAACCGAAACCCGAAATGTACCGCATGTTGCGCGCAGTCGGCCCGATGCTGCCCGCCCACAAACCGCACTACCTGATGGGCGTCGGCACGCCCGAAGATTTGGTGTACGGCGTGGCGCACGGCGTAGATATGTTCGACTGCGTGATGCCCACCCGCAACGCCCGCAACGGCTGGCTGTTTACCCGCTTCGGCGACATCAAAATCAAAAACGCCAAGCACAAGCACGACACCCGCCCGCTGGACGAAAGCTGCACCTGCTACGCCTGCCAAAACTTCAGCCGCGCTTATCTCTACCACCTGCACAAAGCCGGCGAAATCTTGGGCGCGCAATTAAACACTATCCATAACCTTCATTTCTATCAAGTGATTATGGCGGAAATGCGCGAAGCCATCGAACAAGGCAAGTTTGCCGAATGGCAGGCGCAGTTCCACGAAAACCGCGCACGGGGTACGGATTAA
- the rho gene encoding transcription termination factor Rho, giving the protein MHVSELQTQHISKLLEMAEQHGIENANRLRKQDLVFAIVRQLMKQGQSFTCSGTLEILPDGFGFLRSSDTSYLAGPDDIYVSPSQIRRFNLHTGDTIEGSVRVPKDNERYFALVRLDSINGDNPEVCKHKILFENLTPLFPTKQLKLERDIKAEENITSRAIDLVSPIGRGQRALLVAPPKTGKTVMLQNIAHAVTANYPEVELIVLLIDERPEEVTEMARSVRGEVVSSTFDEPAARHVQVAEMVLEKAKRMVEHKKDVVILLDSITRLARAYNTVAPASGKILTGGVDANALHRPKRFFGAARNVEEGGSLTIIATALVETGSRMDDVIYEEFKGTGNMELHLDRRMAEKRLFPAININKSGTRREELLVPNDQLQRMWLLRKFLHPMDEIEATEFLVGKLKDSKDNNDFFELMRGK; this is encoded by the coding sequence ATGCACGTTTCTGAACTACAAACACAACACATCTCCAAACTTTTGGAAATGGCCGAGCAGCACGGCATCGAAAATGCCAACCGCCTGCGTAAACAAGACCTTGTTTTTGCCATTGTGCGCCAACTGATGAAGCAGGGCCAATCATTTACCTGCTCCGGCACGCTTGAGATTCTGCCCGACGGTTTCGGATTTCTACGCAGTTCCGATACTTCTTATTTGGCCGGCCCCGATGATATTTACGTTTCTCCCAGCCAAATCCGCCGCTTCAACCTGCACACCGGCGACACCATAGAAGGCAGCGTGCGCGTACCTAAAGACAACGAACGTTATTTTGCCTTGGTGCGTTTGGACAGCATCAACGGCGACAACCCTGAAGTCTGCAAACACAAAATTCTCTTTGAAAACTTAACTCCGCTTTTCCCCACCAAACAGCTCAAACTCGAGCGCGACATCAAAGCCGAAGAAAACATTACCAGCCGCGCCATCGATTTGGTTTCTCCCATCGGCCGCGGCCAGCGCGCCCTCCTGGTTGCCCCGCCCAAAACCGGTAAAACCGTGATGCTGCAAAACATCGCCCATGCCGTTACCGCCAATTACCCCGAAGTAGAATTGATTGTGCTGCTGATCGACGAACGCCCCGAAGAAGTAACCGAAATGGCACGCAGCGTGCGCGGCGAAGTGGTGTCTTCTACGTTTGACGAACCGGCCGCCCGCCATGTTCAGGTGGCCGAAATGGTGTTGGAAAAAGCCAAGCGTATGGTCGAGCATAAAAAAGACGTGGTGATTCTGCTCGATTCGATCACCCGCTTGGCGCGCGCCTACAATACCGTGGCTCCGGCTTCCGGCAAAATCCTGACCGGCGGTGTCGATGCCAATGCGCTGCACCGTCCGAAACGCTTTTTTGGTGCCGCGCGCAATGTGGAAGAGGGCGGTTCGCTCACCATTATCGCCACGGCTTTGGTAGAAACCGGCAGCCGTATGGACGACGTGATTTACGAAGAATTCAAAGGCACGGGCAATATGGAGCTGCACCTCGACCGCCGCATGGCCGAAAAACGCCTGTTCCCCGCCATTAACATCAACAAATCCGGCACGCGCCGCGAAGAGTTGCTGGTGCCGAACGACCAGCTTCAACGCATGTGGCTGCTGCGCAAATTCCTGCATCCGATGGACGAAATCGAAGCCACCGAGTTTTTGGTCGGCAAGCTCAAAGATTCCAAAGACAACAACGATTTCTTTGAATTGATGCGCGGTAAATAA
- a CDS encoding cation:proton antiporter: protein MEHISLAPIVIVLLVAVIAVIFCRKYNIPSMLGYLLAGFLAGPGMLHLIPKNETTDYLGEIGIVFLMFSIGLEFSLSKLKAMRKLVFGLGGMQVVLTMGAFVMILMATGTPFNWAFAVAGALTMSSTAIVSRILSEKTELGQTHGQMAMGVLLMQDIAVVPLMILLPALAGGNSGNLWLELGLAALKMILTLGVLFVVGSRVMTPWFRLVAKRKSSELFMINVLLVTLGVAYLTELEGLSLALGAFVAGMLLSETEYRFQVEDDIRPFRDILLGFFFITVGMKLNIQALTESWPLILTLLGLLIFLKAAIVFAIAFRMRHSAADSLKASLYLAQGGEFGFVILAISGKINMVSPELEQAATAAVLLSMIIAPFILNASDKLIGKLVKSSWDMQAVDLQNMLIAAMNKSNHALIIGYGRGGQTIGRILAAENIPYYALDLDAERVRLARSAGEPVSFGDAKRREVLEAAGLSRAGMVIVTLNNMHETQHVLDNIMSAHPTMPVHVRAISDDYLQKFTRIGAEEVVSDTKETSLALASHALLQSGLPYQKVSQIIMNIRRSRYAMVADLFSGSDDSESSDDTNSHIIRHAFALTNEAYAVGKNTAHLPAQQLNVKLLFVRRHTHRIQDFEEDFVFEPNDILVVAGHKEKIISFENWCLQGNTIFS from the coding sequence ATGGAACATATTTCCCTCGCACCCATCGTTATCGTTTTACTCGTAGCCGTGATTGCGGTGATTTTTTGCCGCAAGTACAACATTCCCTCCATGCTGGGTTATCTGCTGGCGGGCTTTTTGGCCGGCCCGGGCATGCTGCATTTGATTCCGAAAAACGAAACCACCGATTATTTGGGCGAAATCGGTATCGTGTTTTTAATGTTCAGCATCGGGCTGGAATTTTCACTCTCCAAACTCAAAGCCATGCGCAAATTGGTATTCGGCTTGGGCGGAATGCAGGTGGTGCTGACCATGGGCGCCTTCGTCATGATTTTAATGGCCACCGGCACACCGTTTAACTGGGCATTCGCCGTGGCCGGCGCGCTTACCATGTCGTCCACCGCAATCGTGAGCCGGATTCTTTCCGAAAAAACCGAGTTGGGGCAAACACACGGGCAAATGGCGATGGGCGTGCTGCTGATGCAGGATATCGCCGTCGTACCGCTGATGATTCTTCTACCCGCACTGGCCGGCGGCAACAGCGGCAACCTGTGGCTGGAACTGGGTTTGGCCGCACTCAAAATGATTTTGACGCTCGGCGTGCTGTTTGTGGTGGGCAGCCGGGTCATGACACCTTGGTTCCGCTTGGTTGCCAAACGGAAATCATCCGAGCTGTTTATGATCAATGTGCTGCTGGTTACGCTCGGCGTGGCTTATCTGACCGAATTGGAAGGTTTGTCGCTGGCATTGGGTGCATTTGTAGCCGGTATGCTGCTCTCCGAAACCGAATACCGTTTTCAGGTTGAAGACGATATCCGCCCGTTTCGCGATATTTTGCTGGGCTTCTTCTTCATCACCGTAGGCATGAAACTCAACATACAGGCATTAACCGAAAGCTGGCCTTTGATACTTACCCTGCTAGGCCTGCTGATCTTTTTAAAGGCCGCCATTGTCTTTGCCATCGCTTTCCGCATGAGACACTCTGCGGCAGACAGCCTGAAAGCCTCGCTGTATTTGGCGCAAGGCGGAGAATTCGGCTTTGTTATTTTGGCTATTTCCGGAAAAATCAACATGGTGTCGCCCGAACTGGAACAAGCCGCCACCGCTGCCGTACTGCTGTCGATGATTATCGCCCCCTTCATCTTAAACGCCAGCGACAAACTCATCGGCAAATTAGTGAAATCCAGCTGGGATATGCAGGCAGTCGACCTGCAAAACATGCTGATTGCCGCCATGAACAAATCCAACCACGCCCTGATTATCGGCTACGGACGCGGCGGGCAAACCATAGGCCGTATTCTGGCGGCAGAAAACATCCCCTACTACGCACTTGATTTGGACGCCGAACGCGTGCGCCTCGCCCGCAGCGCCGGCGAACCCGTGTCTTTCGGCGATGCCAAACGGCGCGAAGTATTGGAAGCCGCAGGTTTGAGCCGTGCCGGCATGGTGATTGTTACACTCAACAATATGCACGAAACCCAACATGTACTCGACAACATCATGAGCGCACACCCCACCATGCCGGTACATGTTCGCGCCATCAGCGATGATTATTTGCAAAAGTTCACCCGCATCGGTGCCGAAGAGGTGGTGTCCGACACCAAAGAAACCAGCCTCGCCCTCGCTTCGCACGCCCTTTTGCAATCCGGCCTGCCCTATCAGAAAGTTTCCCAAATTATTATGAACATCCGCCGCAGCCGCTATGCCATGGTGGCCGATTTATTCAGCGGCAGCGACGATTCCGAATCTTCCGACGATACAAACAGCCACATCATCCGCCATGCCTTCGCCCTGACCAACGAAGCCTATGCCGTAGGCAAAAACACCGCACATCTCCCTGCGCAGCAATTAAACGTCAAACTGCTGTTTGTGCGCAGACATACCCACCGCATTCAGGATTTTGAAGAAGACTTTGTTTTCGAGCCCAACGACATTCTGGTTGTTGCCGGCCACAAAGAAAAAATAATTTCTTTTGAAAACTGGTGCCTACAAGGAAACACCATATTTTCTTAA